DNA sequence from the Streptomyces sp. HUAS 15-9 genome:
CTGAGCCCGAAGGTAGGGAGGACGCGTTTCCGACCTGTGGCTGTGGGTGACCGGAATGGAACTTTGCTCTCACTCGGCGGGTGGGGTGCCGGTGAGGGCGATTCCGCGGGCGAAGGCGTCGAGGGCGGGGAGGGCGCCGTACAGGCGGCCCAGCGCCGGGGTGACGGGTGAAGAGCTGGACGTCGGTGGGGCGGGAGGTGGCGCGCCAGTGGTAGGTGAGGACGCCGAGGAGGGCGTCGGGGTCTGTGGGGTAGTCAGGGTCGAGGCGGACGAGGCGGAGGACGCGGCTGCCCGTGCCGAAGTGGTCCGTGGCGAACGGCTCCCGCACCGTCTCGTCGCGCGTCGGGTCTCGGGACCCGAAGAAGGCTCAGTACCGGGACCTCGGCTGTATTGCGGGCTGTCATCGGTTGACGGCCTGCATCTCCTGCACGACCACGGGTACGAGCCGGTGCCCGGGGAGCACAGGTATTTCACTCCACGGGGTGGCATCTCGTCCGCCTTCGGAGTGTCGGCGTTCTCGATGCCAGCCGGAGGGGGGCACCCTTATACGCCCAGAACGCTTACGCGGCGCATGTCCTGGCCCCACGCTTCGAGTTCAGGTCGGTGGTCTGCCACACGCCCTCCTCGTTCTTCCGCAGGTGCGTGGTGTACGCGACGTACGGGCTCTGTTTCGACGGGCCTTTGTCCACCTTGCCGGTCTTGCGGTTCTTGTTGAATCCCTTGCTCTCGTCGGAGCAATAGACAACAGTCGCTGTTGTGTCCCCGGAAAGCGTGACCTCAGGTGCGTAGTAGCGGGTGGTGCCCGTGAAGGAGAGGTTGGCGTCCAGGTAGGCCTGTACCCAAGCCGCGGCGTCTTTCAGGGCCTTGTCCCGGTAGTAGAACGAGAGGCCCGGCGCGCCCGTGTCGCCGCGCAGGATGGCGTCGTTCGTGGCATCGATCCGTGCCGCGGTGTCCGCCAGGACCGCGTCCTTGGCCGCGTCGCCGGTCTTCCAGTCGTCGTAGTTGTCCGTGACGTCCGACGGCAACGTGATCTTCGGGCGGTAAGCCGAAATTGCCCCAGAAGGACTCGGCGAAGCCGAGGCCCTGCCCCCCGTGTCCGCCCCAGGGGTCATGTCGTTCGACTTCGGCTTCGACCCACCCCCGCCGCAGCCGGCAAGCAGAAGTACGGCCGTCACACCGGCGGCGGCTGTCGTGAGCAGGCGGGGTCGGCGGGTCACGTTGTGGCTCCTATCAGGGATTCGGTCGGCGCGTCAGGGCTGGCACTCGGCACTGCCGCTCTGCGAAATGATCTTCTGGATCACCCAGACGCCCTTGCCGTTCCTCTTGAGCGACGTGTGGTAGCTGACGTAGCTCTTTGCGGTGACCTCGGTCTTCTTGATCTTGTTGGGCAGGTACTTGACGTACGCCTTGCCCTGGTCCTCGCAGTAGCTGAGGGAGGCCGTTCCGTCCTTGGAGACGGCAACCACCGGAGAGTAGAAGCGGTACGCGCCGGTGAGGCTTGCCTTGAGGTCCACATAGTTCTGGATGAACTTCTGCGTGCCGGCGGCAGCTTCACCCTCGTAGTAGTAGAGGTACGGCTTGTCGAGCGCGTTCTGGTGGACGATCGCAAGGTCCACCGCCTTGATGGACTGCTCGCTGTCGGACAGGACCGCGTCCTTGTCCTTGTCGCCCGTCTTGGGCCAGTCAAAGGTGTACGACAAGTCGGACGGCATCTCGGTCTTCGGGCGGTCACCGTTCGCGGAGGCCGAGGCGCTGGGAGAAGCAGACGCGTCGCCCCGCGTATCCGCCGCCGAGTTCCTGTCGTTCGACTTCGTCCCGCCTCCGCCTCCGCCGCAGCCGGCTAGCAGTAGTACGGCCGTCACACCGGCGGCGGCAGTCGTGAGCGGGCGGGAACGGCGGGGCACGGTGGGCTCCTGGTGAGGCGGGGGCGGTTGGGTCCGAGAAGCAGCCCGTACGGTATCGGGCCCGAGTGTCGCTGTACCAGGGCGAATTGCTCCGCGCCCGGTACTCCGAAGGGGCTGGTTACGCGCCCTGCGGTGTGCGCGGCCCCTCGAACCGTTCGGCCACAGCCTCGGGCTTCGTTTCGGCCCGGGAGTTCCTGCCAGGACGGGGAGTACTGGAGCAGGATGACCACGAATCCGAGCGACCAAGCCGCCTGGGCCAGTGGTCGCCACTTCTTCACGCGCGTACATCCCCCTCGGGACAGTTCCGGGCGCGCCGACGATCCCGAGCACACGTCGACAGGACCAGGCCCCCACCTGGTCAGAGCGCCCTCTCGTACCACAGCGTGCTCGGGCCGCGAATGCAGCACACACGCGAGGGCCGATGTACGTGGTGTGTCATTTGTGGGCATTCATGAGTGCCTCATCCATGGCGTGAATCCATCCATCGGTCGGCCGTATCAGCCAGCCCTCGGATCGGGTGATCTCCGCCGCTGCCCGTCGAAGCGCATCGAACCCGGGATGGACCAGCCCCTTTCGCCACACGAGTGACACAGGCGACAACGGGACGGGGTCGACGAGAGGCCGCAGCACCGTCCGATGCATGGCCGGAAAGTCCACCACGGCGAGGATGGGATTGCGTGTCTTCGCCATGATCCGCTCGAACTCCTCGTCCCCGACGGCCAGCGGAAGGGGGGAGGCGACCCGGATGCCGCGTCCCTCGAAGAGGTGGTGGGCGAGGTCGGTCCACTCGGGCGTGCGCGGATTCCCGGCACCGGCGTACACGGTCTCCCCGGCCAGCGCGGCCAGCGGCACCGCCTCCAGCGGGGCCAGCGGATGGTCGTCGGGCAGGACGACGGCCATCGGCTCGTACCGCACGGGCTGGTGCGCGAGACCGGCCCGTAGCGCGGGGGCCAGGCCCGCGAACCGCCCGAAGGACGCGTCGAGGCGCCCGGCGAGCAGTTCGGCGGCCGCGCCCGTCAGTCCGCTCTCGTAGCGGGCCATCAGCTCGCAGTCCGGCGCGAGTTCCCGGGCCCGGTGCAGCACACGGCGGCCGGTGGCCAGGCCCGGAGAGTTCAGGTCCACCAGCAGGGGGCGGGCCTGCCCGAACGCGGCGAGCAGTTCGTCCTGGGCGGCGAGGACCCGGCGGGCGTACGGCAGCAGCCGCTCGCCGTCGGCGGTCAGCGTGACCTGCCGGGTGGTCCGTACGAACAGCTCGGCGGCCAGCTCCCGCTCCAGCCGCCGTACGTCCCGGCTGAGCGCCTGCTGGGCGACGTACAGGCGGGCCGCGGCGCGGGTGAAGTGGAGCTCCTCGGCGACGGTGACGAAGGCGCGCAGGAGGCGGGGGTCCAGGTGGGAGGTGGTCGGCATCCGGCGAATTTACAACGAGGGTGCGTCAATCGGCAGGGATCAGGTGTTGGACCCCTTGATCCACTCCGGGTGAC
Encoded proteins:
- a CDS encoding LysR family transcriptional regulator, whose translation is MPTTSHLDPRLLRAFVTVAEELHFTRAAARLYVAQQALSRDVRRLERELAAELFVRTTRQVTLTADGERLLPYARRVLAAQDELLAAFGQARPLLVDLNSPGLATGRRVLHRARELAPDCELMARYESGLTGAAAELLAGRLDASFGRFAGLAPALRAGLAHQPVRYEPMAVVLPDDHPLAPLEAVPLAALAGETVYAGAGNPRTPEWTDLAHHLFEGRGIRVASPLPLAVGDEEFERIMAKTRNPILAVVDFPAMHRTVLRPLVDPVPLSPVSLVWRKGLVHPGFDALRRAAAEITRSEGWLIRPTDGWIHAMDEALMNAHK